Proteins encoded in a region of the Arvicanthis niloticus isolate mArvNil1 chromosome 16, mArvNil1.pat.X, whole genome shotgun sequence genome:
- the Ccdc70 gene encoding coiled-coil domain-containing protein 70 — protein MFPFKVSKWMGLACLRSLVPPSPSIRQEKLIQKLQEEKAFREEMKIFHEKIEDFREEIWEFRGKIRAFRGQILGFWEEERPFWEEEKIFWKEEKTFWEMEKSFREEEKTFWKKYRTFWKEDRAFWREDNTLWERDRNLLQEDKALWEEEKALWVEERALLAKEKALWEDKKTLWEEENALWEEEKALWVEGGGFHLLGELRPQNGPYNANEEPQSTPFPRGRA, from the coding sequence ATGTTTCCCTTCAAGGTGAGCAAATGGATGGGACTGGCCTGCCTCCGGTCACTGGTGCCGCCCTCACCCAGTATCCGTCAGGAGAAATTAATACAGAAGCTGCAGGAGGAAAAGGCTTTTCGAGAAGAGATGAAAATTTtccatgagaaaatagaagacttCAGGGAAGAGATCTGGGAGTTCCGAGGCAAGATCCGGGCTTTCCGGGGCCAGATCCTGGGTTTTTGGGAAGAAGAGAGACCCttctgggaagaagagaagatcttctggaaagaagaaaaaaccttCTGGGAAATGGAAAAATCTTTCCGGGAAGAAGAGAAGACTTTCTGGAAAAAATACAGAACCTTCtggaaggaagacagggcattCTGGAGAGAGGACAATACTTTATGGGAAAGAGACCGGAATCTTCTTCAGGAGGACAAGGCCCTATGGGAGGAGGAAAAAGCCTTGTGGGTAGAGGAAAGAGCCCTGCTTGCAAAAGAAAAGGCTCTGTGGGAGGATAAGAAGACCCTCTGGGAGGAAGAAAATGCCCtctgggaggaagaaaaggcCCTCTGGGTGGAGGGTGGTGGCTTCCATCTCCTTGGAGAGCTGAGGCCCCAAAATGGTCCCTACAATGCCAATGAAGAGCCACAGTCAACACCCTTCCCCCGAGGGCGTGCTTAG